One stretch of Cryptosporidium parvum Iowa II chromosome 3, whole genome shotgun sequence DNA includes these proteins:
- a CDS encoding hypothetical protein (transcripts identified by EST) translates to MNKRKERSEGVEVSCHEQLMGGNFDIYGFGDKRRNLNEYYNGRQVLGFIGDICEKENSVLAPTASLGTGNEITEAGVGSENVLGTRTVSGTEVEGRRLQDLESAEEQQSYGQLVKKYESLQNSHTTLQKVVKSLLDKLSQLNELCSQKDRELSEYKVQLKKLVDANETLNMYIQSSHSSIMSNSMINKFGSDIY, encoded by the coding sequence ATGAATAAGCGTAAGGAGCGATCAGAAGGGGTTGAGGTGTCTTGCCATGAGCAATTGATGGGTGGTAATTTTGACATATATGGATTTGGAGACAAAAGGCGAAACTTGAATGAATATTACAATGGTAGACAAGTATTGGGGTTTATTGGAGATATTTGTGAGAAGGAGAATTCAGTTCTTGCTCCTACAGCTTCATTGGGAACAGGAAATGAAATTACTGAAGCTGGAGTTGGATCTGAGAATGTATTAGGGACTAGAACTGTTTCTGGAACAGAAGTGGAGGGAAGAAGATTGCAAGATTTAGAATCTGCAGAAGAGCAACAGAGCTACGGACAACTTGTTAAAAAGTATGAGAGCTTGCAAAACAGCCATACCACCCTACAAAAGGTAGTTAAGTCGTTGTTGGATAAGCTTTCACAACTAAATGAGCTATGTTCACAGAAAGATAGGGAGCTTAGTGAGTATAAGGTCCAACTCAAAAAGTTAGTTGACGCTAATGAAACACTGAATATGTATATTCAGTCGTCTCATTCTTCCATAATGAGTAATAGCATGATCAATAAATTTGGTTCagatatttattga